Part of the Limihaloglobus sulfuriphilus genome is shown below.
ATGCCCTTAACCCGCTGGGGGTAGGTAATCGCATATTGAATCGGCAGGCACATATCAGGCGCCCCCATCTGTGCGATAACCGAACCGTCAACAAACTCTACGAGAGAATGTATAATCGCCTCCGGATGTATCAGCACGTCTATTTTATCGACCGGCATATCAAAAAGCCACCGCGCCTCTATCACCTCAAGCGCCTTGTTCATCATTGTCGCAGAGTCTATGGATATCTTGGGTCCCATATCCCATTTAGGGTGATTCAGCGCATCGCTTATGCCGGCTTTAGCCATTTCTTCTTCGGTATAATTTCTAAACGGCCCGCCGGAGGATGTGAGGATTATTTTATCGACTTCGTCTTTTGTGCCGGCCTGCATTGCCTGGAAAATCGCCGAGTGCTCGCTGTCAACGGGTATGATTTGGGCACCGCTTCTACGGGCGGTTTCTGTGAGCAGATGTCCGGCTACAACCAGCGGCTCTTTGTTGGCGATCGCCAGCCGCTTGCCCGCTCTGGCACCCTCGAGAACCCCCTTTAAGCCGACAGAGCCGACCACCGCGGTCAATATTGTATCAACGCAATCCATGCCCGCTATCTGCACAAGGCAATCAGGGCCGCTAAGAATCTCAACACCGCTGCCCTCAAGCAGCTGCGCAAGCCGGTCTGT
Proteins encoded:
- the dxr gene encoding 1-deoxy-D-xylulose-5-phosphate reductoisomerase, whose product is MVNRIAILGSTGSIGKNAVSVIEALGDDYCVTALTANSSVEVLAHQARRLGVKYAGITDARYTDRLAQLLEGSGVEILSGPDCLVQIAGMDCVDTILTAVVGSVGLKGVLEGARAGKRLAIANKEPLVVAGHLLTETARRSGAQIIPVDSEHSAIFQAMQAGTKDEVDKIILTSSGGPFRNYTEEEMAKAGISDALNHPKWDMGPKISIDSATMMNKALEVIEARWLFDMPVDKIDVLIHPEAIIHSLVEFVDGSVIAQMGAPDMCLPIQYAITYPQRVKGIAGRIDFARLGQMNFASPNTDVFKSLRLCFEVASAPDSAAAVFNAANEAAVELFLAGSIGFTDIVDLVEDTLESHSPAADLELEELIEYDRWAREKVFHQDCKKHRSYAGN